A portion of the Hyalangium minutum genome contains these proteins:
- a CDS encoding phosphopantetheine-binding protein: MTAAVPASAAEVQKIEQQVREVVAEALARDLSEVKLETLLMGDLGAESLDFLDIVFKLERAFDIQITRGEMERAARGTMSDEEFAPGGVISETGLARLRELMPEAASHIQPGLRPAQILSLFSVKTFVNLVLAKRQGQSV; encoded by the coding sequence CCGCAGCCGAGGTCCAGAAGATTGAGCAGCAGGTCCGCGAGGTGGTTGCCGAGGCCCTCGCCCGGGATCTCTCCGAGGTGAAGCTCGAGACCCTCCTGATGGGAGACCTGGGCGCCGAGTCGCTCGACTTCCTGGACATCGTCTTCAAGCTGGAGCGGGCCTTCGACATCCAGATCACGCGCGGCGAGATGGAGCGCGCCGCCCGCGGCACCATGTCGGACGAGGAGTTCGCGCCTGGCGGCGTCATCTCCGAGACAGGGCTCGCCCGGCTCCGGGAGCTGATGCCCGAGGCCGCCTCGCACATCCAGCCCGGGCTGCGCCCCGCGCAGATCCTCAGCCTCTTCTCCGTGAAGACCTTCGTGAACCTGGTGCTCGCCAAGCGCCAGGGCCAGAGCGTCTGA